The Pigmentiphaga aceris DNA segment CGAAGACCTGCTGACCGCGACGGAACATCGGCTGCGGCAATTGCGGGCGTCGAAAGTGGCCATGGTGTTCCAGGAGCCGATGACGGCCCTGAACCCCGTGCAACGTGTGGGTGACCAGGTTGATGAGGTGCTGCGGCTGCACACGCCGTTGTCTGCCGCCGAGCGCCGCAAGCAGGTGCTGGCCATGCTGGCTTCCGTGCACCTGCCCGACATCGAACGCATTTACGCATCGTTCCCGCATCAGTTGTCGGGTGGGCAGCGCCAACGCATTGTGATTGCGATGGCCTTGATCCTGAAGCCACGGGTGTTGATCTGCGACGAGCCGACCACGGCCCTGGACGTGACCACCCAGAAGCAGATTCTGACCCTGATCCGCGAGTTGCAGCAGGACCAGCAGACCGCCGTGGTGTTCATCACCCACGACTTTGGCGTGGTGTCCGAAATTGCCGATCGCATCGTGGTGATGAACCGGGGTGCGGTGGTGGAAACCGGCACGCGCGAGACGATTCTGGCCAATCCTGCGGAAGCCTATACCCGCATGCTGGTGTCGTCCGTGCCCAGCCTGATTCCCCGGCACCGGGCGCTGCCTGACGCCGAGCACGTGCTGGACGTGGTGAAGCTGGAAAAGGTCTTTGAAGAAAAACGCATGTTCGGCAAAGGCCGTCGGGTGGTGGCAGCCAATGCCGTGACGTTCTCGATCCGGCGTGGCGAAATTCTGGGCGTGGTGGGGGAATCGGGGTCGGGAAAATCGACGGTGGCGCGCTGCGTGGTGAAACTGATCGAGCCCACCGGCGGCAGTGTGCTGGTCAAACGCAAGGACCTGGCGCAATTGCCCGCGCGCGACATGCGGCAGATGCGCCAGCGCGTGCAGTTCGTGTTCCAGGACCCATACCGCTCGCTTAACCCGCGCCGTACGGTGGGTGACTCGCTGATTGAGGGACTGATCAACTTCGGCACTTCGCGTGCCGAGGCATTGGACGCCGTGGCTAAG contains these protein-coding regions:
- a CDS encoding ABC transporter ATP-binding protein; this encodes MSTAHEKTASSAPVLSVRGLTVQAGQGGSMRQVVGNISFDVHPGETVCIVGESGSGKSVTSFSIMGLLPKGSLTPTAGQILIDDEDLLTATEHRLRQLRASKVAMVFQEPMTALNPVQRVGDQVDEVLRLHTPLSAAERRKQVLAMLASVHLPDIERIYASFPHQLSGGQRQRIVIAMALILKPRVLICDEPTTALDVTTQKQILTLIRELQQDQQTAVVFITHDFGVVSEIADRIVVMNRGAVVETGTRETILANPAEAYTRMLVSSVPSLIPRHRALPDAEHVLDVVKLEKVFEEKRMFGKGRRVVAANAVTFSIRRGEILGVVGESGSGKSTVARCVVKLIEPTGGSVLVKRKDLAQLPARDMRQMRQRVQFVFQDPYRSLNPRRTVGDSLIEGLINFGTSRAEALDAVAKALVLVGMTPDAMQRYPHQFSGGQRQRLCIARAVVMEPDVLVADEAVSALDVSVQAQVLDLLEEIRQRTGVAILFITHDLRVAAQICNTIVVMRRGEVVEAGDAMSVLGSPQHEYTRALIDAAPGRDWDFQNFRPVAEAALSGASFPAMPEPHAP